The genomic DNA AAGGTTTACCCAAACACCATGCTGAGCAAATGCTTTCTTAAAATAAGTTGAGCTGACCGATGCTCATGACTGCAAACAAAGTTCTAGAAAAGCAAGACTGTGGGATGAACAATGGTGAACCACATATTTGTTCACTTGCACTACATGTCCTTCACTGCTATATCGGCACCATTATTCCTCAAACTCAACAATCTAAACGTTTCCTCTATGAATTTTAAAACACCTAAAGCAGAAACCAAACCTGAAATCTAGGCCTATCACAAAGTGGTCTCTGCACAAACTGATTCTTCAGCTAACATGAAAGCTTTAACAGCATAATATCACTCAGAAAGACCACAAGTATATTTACACCAACAACATCCAGCTAAGTCTCAAATTATTGCTGTTCATCAATCAATTCTACTCAGTTATTCATCATAAGTTTAACAGAAACGTGATTAAACATTGTCAGAGGCAAGATGTAAAACAAGAGTTCAACTAGAGCTGAAAGCATCCTAGAAAACAGATGAAATACAAGTAATTGTATCATGAATTTAACAGAAAGGAGGGGGGGAGGGGGGAGGTTTTTACATAAGAACCCTCAGAAGCCCTGTAAGATAGGTCTCTTTCCAAGCCTCTTGATCTCTCTATCCATTTTCCCAGTAAGCATCAACCCAAACATCCTGAAGTCACATAAAAGGGACCAAAAGGGATGCCCAAAAGTGGCAGGAACATTCCCTTCCACAAAGAAATGACTGTACCAGGCAAATCCATAACCACATATTGGCACAAACACCAAGAACCACCAGTTAAACAACATAGAATATATAAACAACACAATACTCAAGAGTGTGCCAGCAAAGTGCCAGCGTCTTGTCGATGGTTTCGAGTGCTGATTCACATAAAAGGCCCAAAAGTCCTCCAGGCTCCTGAAATTCATCTCTTTGAAATCAACAAAAAGTACCCCCAATCGAGAAAGTTGATCCCTTGAATCACctgatcaaaaaaaaaaaaacctcacgAGAAATTAAGCCAAGAAAAATCCAATATTGATTTGATGGGTTTTGGATTAAAATCACACAAAATCATGAATTgataggaaaaagaaaaaagagagttTGACTGGGATATTTCCCAAATCCAAATCGAGGGTAATTACAAAGAAGAGGATGGGATTTTTCACTCAGTGTTCGGAGAAATGATGGAAAGAAGAAGGGGGTAATGAAAGGAAGGAGAAGGATGTAAGAGAGTTGAAAAAGGGTGAATAGTTGTTGTCTATGGGGGTGAAGGAATCAAAGGTAGGTTTGGAGGCTCTTCTTCAACAGTTATATGGGCTTTGTCAGCTGAGATATGTGATGGATAAAAATTTGGACTTTCTTTTCtgttttttatctttattttttgaGCTGACTAAATAATGTACaaacattttctttttcttatgaaGCTTGTAGacttttggtgaaataatttagTTTTGTCTACAGGAGACGTGGAGTTTTATATCATTTTCACaggttttaataattaaattagaaTATCTATATAAATTCGTGTGTTGGTACGATAAGTAAAGTGTTCTTAGTTTTAAGCATAATTTAAATTCGAGTTGTATTATTGTTAGTACATTGCTCTCGCTTATAGTTCAaaaaaaaatatcaattaaaCATTTTCATTAGCATCATAATATTTGGATCGAAAACATTGTAAATTATCAATTTTACTTTTACAACTAAACccatatttgatttttatattaatttatataaatttgttACATATTTTTTACCAACATTGAAAGTGTaataatctaatatatataaatatgattttatggtattattatttcaatataaATTCAAAAGATATATTGAAATTACTTAATTTCAAATTAATATATTATCAcgttaattaataatttaaatacattttttatttaaagattaaaataagGTATAGAAAAAATAttactttttatatattatataataataaattagaaATATAGCTATAgacaaattttaatattaatttaataatatggaCAAAcaattaaaatgttattttaattttaaaatttcttaaaattcGTGCTGAAGCAGAGTCGATtagtatttaatattaattaataacaaCACAAATTATTTGGATGAAAGGTCAAAGCTATGGCTGAACTTTCTTAGATATTATCCACTTTATATGCATTACTGGAAAGGCATATCTTTTATTGGGTAAATATAGTTTTTGGTATTTTTCGCTTCGTTACACACAATGGTATATACGACAAACAatcttaacaaataaaaataaaaatatattaaacttttaaaatattataaaaactaatttataaatatttcatcaaaaataaaatcagaatatttttaataaatttcataGTGTTGTATGGAAAtagtataatttttatataaaatcattttaaataattttataaataaaattaaatcaaaatcatgaAAATATTAATTCACCttgtacttttatatatatatatatatatatatatataaacaactaTACCTTTTCTACTTAAAATgactttttatttttagaattttaatatatataaattttcaaaCGACGGCATTATCACCacatgtcaaatatttatttaaccACGTAAAAAAAGTTAATATGATTTATATAAGAAAGCTAAATATAAgtaccattttttaaaaaaataataaaatgaatattaaaatcaaacataagTAACACAAAGTATAtatttttggcataatgattCTTTTTAGCTtttcaattttacaaaaatatcattttaaccttctattttatttttgacTTCTTTTAGCCcttgaatttgtattttttatcaaattaccccaaaatgaatgaaaaagttAACATTTGTTAACTTTGCTAACATGGCATATATGTGGATTGTCACATGAATGGCATAttagcatttaattaattttaatattttaaaatatttttatatattttaataattttaatgattttaaattttaaatataattttttgaattttaaaatttttaaaaatattttaatattgacGTGTCATCCACATGGCAATATACATCAACAAAGTTAAAATCGTTAACTTTTGCATTTATTTTAAAGTGATTTGAcaaaaatacaagtttaagggccaaataaattattatgccCATTTTTTTTATCCTTCTCGATAAAGTTGCAAAGTTGAGTCGAAGTGTGGTTAGTGGTCCTAACTTGTTTGTTAACTGGGTAAATTTTCATTGTCATGATTCAGTCATTTTGATAAAGTCCATTGCCAAGTTTCAGTAGCAGGGATCAAACATATAAATGAACAGTGTGTGGAAAAATAAACTCTAGCAAATATTTTTATTCACTCTATTAAGATTTGAAGAGATTTCTTATGCATACATCAAGCATGGCAAAGAAAAGATGTAAAATGCGAAACAACATGAGGCACTTTTGCCATAAGCAAACACAAAGAATGAGAGGGAGATTTATATGTTATTCGCTAAATACACTTACTAtttcaatcatgaaatcatgcctaAAAAGATTACACCCCCAAAATCTTGAATGTTGAACTTCAGTTCCCAAGCACGAGCCCTGTTTTTTCTGATGATTTAGGTTCGTTGACAACACTAGAAAACTCGCTCCCCAGTTGCAAAGAGGTTCCAGAAAATGGTTGTAATGAAATACAGGCAAGCTGTTAAACTGAGGAATGCTTGGAAAGATCCTAACCACTGTACAAAATAGCCGGTTCCTATGGTGCTGATTATGGCTGCCAATGTCCCTGCTGAATTTGCTATGCCTGTCCCCACATTCCCATTAAGCAAATATGTCATTATTGTTAGGTGAAAGTTAAATCATCAGCTTAGTATTAGATAGAATTGGCTTTAACATACCATGGAGAAATCCTGCATATTGAGGTGCAATATCCTGATGATATAAACCAAGTAAACAGCATTAGTTTGGTGGTCAATCCTTTTCTTTTGATAagtttatttaatattttcatgATTGAATGGACAAAATGAAACTTACTTGCATATTGAGAAGA from Gossypium arboreum isolate Shixiya-1 chromosome 9, ASM2569848v2, whole genome shotgun sequence includes the following:
- the LOC108455733 gene encoding uncharacterized protein LOC108455733, whose translation is MNFRSLEDFWAFYVNQHSKPSTRRWHFAGTLLSIVLFIYSMLFNWWFLVFVPICGYGFAWYSHFFVEGNVPATFGHPFWSLLCDFRMFGLMLTGKMDREIKRLGKRPILQGF